A genomic window from Heptranchias perlo isolate sHepPer1 chromosome 20, sHepPer1.hap1, whole genome shotgun sequence includes:
- the LOC137335979 gene encoding zona pellucida sperm-binding protein 4-like → MEGLGSLVLLFVVICSAQPPSLLSPADKCWLSPKNRKDCGFPGMKASECLQRGCCFDAGNRDAPPCFYSLDNLPVCTKDGRVLIAISKDLTLPPVNLTTLHLKDADGAECSPTVASADTVLFQFAVTECGATQRLDGVNILYETDVLGEFEFLDGALGSVTRDSPFRLHVQCSYKGSQESDLQVKPRVYTLSPPLPATEAGILLLELRIARDGGYRSWYVASDYPILSVLRDPVFVEVRVLNRNDPSLVLVLNDCWATPTPEPYSGIRWDLLVERCPFAGDNYKTRLLPVNADSHLRFPTHHNRFVVSTFAFWDRVSGRALSGEVYFHCSAEVCYPSTRENCTAPCSPKRRRSADNRSGALVTADGPILFLEGEERLAARIHQDEKDTAVGSTSLVPGLAVGVALLSVALLVGTAAMWKMEQGRRVGSECSSMELSMSVG, encoded by the exons ATGGAGGGGTTGGGGAGTCTTGTTTTGTTATTTGTTGTAATCTGTTCAGCTCAGCCGCCCTCTCTTCTTTCCCCCGCCGATAAATGTTGGTTGTCTCCTAAAAACCGCAAAGACTGCGGATTTCCGGGCATGAAAGCTAGTGAGTGTTTGCAGAGAGGCTGCTGCTTCGATGCGGGGAATCGAGATGCGCCGCCGTGTTTCTATTCACTGGACAATTTGCCAG TCTGCACCAAGGATGGGCGGGTCCTGATCGCGATCTCCAAGGATTTGACGCTGCCTCCTGTAAACCTAACAACCCTCCATCTGAAGGATGCAGACGGAGCTGAGTGCAGTCCGACCGTGGCCTCTGCAGACACTGTGCTCTTTCAGTTCGCAGTCACTGAATGTGGCGCTACTCAGCGG CTGGACGGGGTGAACATCCTGTATGAAACGGATGTGTTGGGTGAGTTTGAGTTCTTGGATGGCGCTTTGGGATCGGTGACTCGGGACAGCCCGTTCAG GCTCCATGTCCAGTGCAGTTACAAGGGAAGCCAGGAGTCTGATCTGCAGGTGAAGCCCAGAGTTTAcaccctttctccaccactgcctGCCACTGAGGCCGGGATCCTGCTTCTGGAGCTGAGAATAGCGAGAG atggtgGCTACCGGAGCTGGTATGTGGCCAGTGACTACCCGATCCTGAGTGTGCTCCGGGACCCCGTGTTTGTGGAGGTTCGTGTCCTGAACCGGAACGATCCGTCCCTTGTGCTGGTGCTCAATGACTGCTGGGCGACCCCCACCCCCGAGCCGTATTCGGGGATCCGATGGGACCTCCTGGTGGAGAG gtGCCCCTTTGCTGGTGATAACTACAAAACCCGCCTCCTTCCGGTAAACGCTGATTCCCATTTGCGGTTCCCAACTCACCATAATCGTTTTGTAGTCAGCACGTTCGCTTTCTGGGACCGAGTTTCGGGCCGGGCTCTGTCCGGGGAG GTTTAtttccactgcagtgctgaggttTGCTACCCTTCCACTCGAGAGAACTGCACGGCTCCCTGCAGCCCCA AGAGGCGAAGAAGCGCCGATAACCGGTCTGGGGCCTTGGTGACCGCTGATGGACCCATCCTTTTCCTGgaaggtgaggagagattggctgCTCGGATCCACCAGGATGAGAAAG atactgctGTTGGTTCCACCTCCCTTGTTCCTGGATTAGCGGTTGGGGTAGCGCTGCTCTCCGTGGCCCTGTTGGTCGGGACTGCTGCTATGTGGAAAATGGAGCAGGGCCGCAGGGTGGGCTCCGAATGCAGCTCTATGGAACTGTCGATGTCTGTTGGATAA